In the genome of Populus alba chromosome 11, ASM523922v2, whole genome shotgun sequence, one region contains:
- the LOC118038288 gene encoding gamma-glutamyl hydrolase 2, with product MPSHFLSNSPSTPTTKTSDLQNDTAVSLTSTSSSSSSTAPDMWTYLWIPFLISLSKELTLARAATATTSSPSILPPSQLADDDSPSVPRCSAQDIKLNYRPVIGILSHPGDGASGRLNNATNASYIAASYVKFAESAGARVIPLIYNEPREILFEKLNLVNGVLFTGGWAKTGLYFDTVKAIFKEILAKNDAGFHFPVYAICLGFEILTMIISEDNQILETFNGADQASTLQFMNNINIEGTVFRRFPPDLLKRLSTDCLVMQNHRYGISPQRFQENEHLSSFFEILTTSTDEDNQVYVSTVQACGYPVTAFQWHPEKNAFEWGLSMIPHSEDAIQVTQHIANFFVSEARKSLNRPSSRKVLANLIYNYSPTYCGKAGKGYDEVYIFAEQKAPKYTRCAVHGDCHGHVKL from the exons ATGCCTTCACACTTCCTCTCTAATTCCCCTTCTACCCCTACCACCAAAACCTCTGATCTCCAAAACGACACCGCCGTTTCCCTCACctcaacctcctcctcctcctcctctactGCTCCAGACATGTGGACTTACCTTTGGATCCCTTTCTTAATTTCACTCTCTAAAGAGCTAACCCTAGCTCGAGCAGCAACAGCTACAACTTCTTCTCCTTCGATTCTCCCCCCGAGTCAACTCGCCGATGATGACTCGCCTTCGGTGCCTAGGTGTTCGGCCCAGGACATCAAGTTGAATTACCGGCCGGTGATTGGAATTTTAAGTCATCCAGGCGACGGTGCGTCCGGAAGGCTGAACAACGCGACGAACGCTTCTTATATTGCGGCGTCGTACGTTAAGTTTGCTGAATCGGCTGGTGCCAGGGTTATTCCCTTGATTTATAACGAGCCACGAGAGATTCTTTTTGAG AAGCTCAATCTGGTAAATGGAGTGCTGTTTACAGGAGGTTGGGCTAAAACTGGTTTATACTTTGACACTGTGAAGGCAATTTTCAAG GAAATTTTAGCAAAGAATGATGCAGGCTTCCATTTCCCAGTGTATGCCATCTGCTTAGGCTTTGAAATCCTGACAATGATCATTAGTGAG GACAATCAAATTCTGGAAACATTTAATGGAGCAGATCAGGCTTCTACTCTTCAATTTATGAATAACATAAATATCGAAGGAACTGTATTTCGGAG ATTTCCTCCAGATTTGCTTAAAAGATTGAGTACAGATTGCCTAGTCATGCAAAACCATCGT TATGGCATCTCACCACAACGGTTTCAGGAGAACGAACATCTATCTAGTTTCTTTGAGATCTTGACTACTAGTACAGATGAAGATAACCAG GTCTATGTCTCCACTGTACAAGCTTGCGGCTATCCTGTGACTGCCTTCCAATGGCATCCTGAG aaaaatgcttttgaatgGGGTTTATCAATGATTCCACACTCAGAGGATGCCATTCAAGTTACCCAACACATTGCAAACTTCTTTGTCAG TGAGGCTAGGAAGTCCTTGAACAGGCCATCTTCTCGGAAGGTACTCGCCAATTTAATCTACAATTACAGTCCCACATATTGCGGGAAAGCCGG GAAGGGATATGATGAGGTTTACATCTTCGCAGAGCAAAAGGCACCGAAGTATACGAGGTGCGCTGTGCATGGTGATTGTCATGGACATGTGAAGTTGTAA